In the Onychostoma macrolepis isolate SWU-2019 chromosome 08, ASM1243209v1, whole genome shotgun sequence genome, GTGATGTAATGTTTTGGCTGCTGTTTTTTAGTTGTTGATTTGTTAGCTTTTCAATAGGATGCATAACACACTCCCCCTGCAGTATTATACACAgcaaacattacaaaacaaacattaatacttgttttgtttttgttttttaaaaaaggtgaATAATAAAATGGATACTATTTTCCAACAAcattaaactaaattattaaaagtaCACTTGCTACAGATACAGTTTTGAAGTAAATGTGATACATCTCATACATCCTTACAATATTTATGCTATAACTGGTGCAGGCTTTAAAAACAGAATCAAGACTAAATGCCAAGAAAGGCcccatttttttccctcaatctCCGATTGTTAAGTGATCTGATTTTTCGAAGTGTCCTCTTAGTGATCAAGAACTATGCATGTTTccacatgcatttatttgtcacGGCCCTGGTGCTTCTTCCATTGCAGCCaccattttctttcttctttttagAAGAAGAGGATTGGATGCATCCTTAATCGGTTTGATCATTATTTGTTCATAGTCCACTCTTATTGTTGCTAAAGCATTAGTCATCTCTTCCTGTgtaattaaaaagcatttatgcTTGATACCGATGGTCATagacactattgttcaaaagtttggggtcggtaagatttttcaattttttgaaagaaatctcttatgtttaccaaggctgcatttatttcattaaaaataaagtagaaACAGAAATggtattgaaaatattattacagtgaaatattaatacaatttaaactttgtatattaaaatatgatttattcctgtgatgaaaagctgaattttcagcatcattactccagtgtcacatgatccttcagaaatcattctgatatactgatatgatgctcaagaaatatgatgaaaacaattgtgattatttatttttgtgggaacaATGATATATGTTTTCGGATTCAACAGAAAAgcttttttgtggaaatcgaaatacttttttttttttttactaaccccaaacttttgaacggtgctgtatgtataattaaatatttgatttatgcATATCTAAATACATGATACAGAGAACAGACCTTGACTTTATCCCAGACGTGACTCTCTTCCTTAAGAACTCGACTTGTGTGAAGATGTGTTGGAGGAACATTCGTTGACTTCTGCATACATCCCGAGAGAGAGACATGCTTAGAATTAAACAGTCTTACTAAACattaaatatggaaataaatacTGCATATAAGAGCAAAATGTAATTATGTGTATCGTTGTTCACTATTTTTAGATACATAATTTATACTTGAATGCATATGCATGCAAAATGAGTTCTCAAAAACAGCTGCCATGTAAATGTGCTCCACAAGACCTTTGCTTATTCATTCAAAGAtcaaattttaaaatgctcaCAATGATCCAAGAATGGTTCATGAACTGTGTGATGGTCATTCTCTCTGTAGGATCTGTTTTCAACAGCTGGCAAATGAGCTGCTTTGCTGTAAAGTGAAGAAAAAAGTCTTATCACATAATGTACGTAATGATGTTTGAACAAAACGTGGCATTAGAAgtgttatatattataaaatgaccTTCTTCCGACACCTGTGACCATTCAGGGTTTGGAAATTCATACTGGCCATTCCGAATGCGTTTTTTCATTCCTGGTGAGAGCTGTAAGCCGTGGTTTGAGTAAAATGGTGGATATCCACACAACCTAAGCAGATAAGTGTCGATTGTGAATGGATGCGCAATAAAATATGAAGCACTGATGTGATATTTCATTGCCATCAGATTCTTTTCACTCACAGGATGTACATGATGACTCCTAATGACCACATGTCACATGACTTATCATATTTCTCTGGACCAAACACCTCTGGGGCTGAAAAAGAAGGATTCGCTTTAGCTTCACTATATTATAATAGCAAAAATGAAACTCAAAACTGAATTGTCTGCTTACCCACATAGTAAGGTGTATAGCACGGGGTGGTCAAGCAGTTGTTGGATGTGGTCTCTTTGGCGAATCCAAAGTCTGTAAGCTTGAGCTGGGCATCCGGATGCTTTGAAGAGTACAGCAAATTCTCTGGCTGCAAATCAAATATAAGAGAAATGCATGGAAATATAGCTTTATGATGTGTGTTATAAAAGTATGTCCTATATATTGTTAACTATActggtaaatttcacaaatagttacaaagaaatggcaagtaagaCATTGAGTTAAATGTGAAAGCAACTGGAACCTAATAGAAACTAATTTCTAAGTATCTTCTTTGAAGCTTTCACACTAGGACTCAACAAGTAATAGAAAGAATGTTCAGCAGAGTTTTTAAACGGTCTGAAATACTGATTGACTTCTAAATGAACTCTACATGTTGAGTTTTCCTCTTGGCTTCCAGCAGTGAGCAGGTATAAGATTACAGAATGACTGTCCGTCTATAAATGTGCTGTAAAATGTATTCTCGGTTAGATCATTTGTAAGTTTTAATGCAGTTATTAAATTGCCATGTTCAATTAAAGTCAAAGAAATCTAATTGGCTACATTATAAAATGGAAACCACTGCAGGATCCAACAGTTACATAATAACAAAGTTACAGTATGGCTGTAATAAGTTCTGCCTTAATTATACTTCAGCTTAGTGACCCTCAATCAGAGTTTAAACACCATCTCTAACCATTCAgcattgtttgtgtgtgactTTTTGTCTTTCTGTCACTTATCAAAAATAACTTTGAGTACATGGATAGGTAATGTTAAATGTTTCATATCATAAAATCATTTGGGTAAACCTgatataaaaacagtaatattgttaagtattgttacaattaaaaataaatattttctatttcaatattaatgtttatttttaatattaatattaaagatGTGTTTACACTGTACAGTCACTGAATTTattgcattcttgctgaataatagtaataaaaaaatcttgctgaccccaaacttttgaacaatagtatATAATGTAACATAGTGCCGATGCATAATAATGGCTATACAGTAGCTCACCTTGAGGTCTCTGTGAGCAATGTTAATACCATGCAGAAACTCCACAGCTTCTCctatatttctcattatttcCGAGGCTTCTACTCATCGTGTGGAAGGAGAAACCAAAAATAGAGAATTAGTAACTGTGATGTGTTCACTGTTTTCTCATcagaacgtgtgtgtgtgttgtgaggATCTGTACCTCTTTCAGTGAAAGCTTGATCACCATGTTCCTTAATGTGGCGAAAGAGTTCACCCCCCTCCATACTGTTTAAGCAGCAGAAGTTTTGAGTCATTAAtctcatgcttttttttttttttttttttttgtcatttgtccagaaaatggataaacacaatatatttatcaaaattaaaattataaaaatcgAAAGCAATATCCCAGccataaaaatgtacataaaagAAACCTAACAAgctctttgaaaaaaaaaaaaatgttatgaagGCACTTTAATCTGGTTTATTATAAATAGTATATTGGTTATGCTTTAATTGTGTTAACAAGCCCTACCACTCCATGATGAGAAGCAAACACTTTTTGCCTTGGTAGTAATTCTCAAAGACATCTTCGATTCCTACGATACGGGGGCAGCTCGATGCCCTGCAGTGAAGCTCCACTTCCCGCCGAGCCTTAGGGGTGTCCCGCAACATCTGAAAGTGAGCGAAAGAGCATCAGACTGCAAAAGAAACCCTAATAGACAGTATCAATTAATAATATCATTTGTAAGCAATaccatttatatttcaaaatgtatttttaaatatatttcaaaatgtacaaaatgatatatatgtatatattaataaaattaaagcatttaaaaatatattttccccTCCGTatattgaaaaaaacaacacattaacatttgaagaaaaacaacCAAGGAACATACTttacaatgaatgaatgaatgaatgaatgaatgaatatagcCTATTCCATGCAAAATTGTATTTACCCTAAATGTATAGGCTTTTGttagaaattaattttcttGCCcctaaagtacattttaaaatatattgtaaaatgtatattttttaacttGTGTTGTGTATTTGTCATGTGGAATAGTTTCAATGGCACTACATAGGAAGATAATGAATGACAGAGAGTGCCAAGAAGGATATCTgagtaaaaatgaaaagataattGAGGCTGTATATAGGGTTTCTCAAATTACCACACTGGCAGAGCTCCTGGAGAATGTCTAGGCAGTTTTTTTGAGGAATTTACAAAGTCTATAGCTTAAGTGCTTAATGGATCCCATAAGTTCCTGCCAGAACTCAACAGACGTTAATAGCTCCAGTAACCCTATTATAATGGAAAAGGTTTTGAGTCACCTCAGTTCCTTGACTACAAGAATCTGATGTTTTTACAGCATGAGAATGTCAGCTTATTTCCAGGAATACTTTTACTAATATTAAAAAGCTTTTTAATGACATGAAAACCTGGACTCAAAAGGGACCTTGTACAGTAGTAGCTATAAACATTGAATGTCGGAGAGAAATTAATTTAACCATCATACCTTTATCGTACACAAACATCATTAATAATGTTTCAccattttaacattcattttatttgctttaaaaattAGAAAATTAGTTTGGTAATGAagcatgcaaataaacatactttctcaaaaagtattttaaaaggattaataaaaatcaataccTTTAAGGCATAGTTTTTGCCACTTTTCTTCTGGAATATTTCCCAGATCTTGCCGTTGATGCCTATCCCGAGCACTTGTCCTGCAAGCTTATACTCCTCTGTTATTACTTTCTTTTTTATCTTCAGTGTGAATTTCGGTGTCGACTCTGGAGGCACAATGCTAATCTTATGCTGACTCTCCTGCTGCTCATTGGAAAGCactgaatcatttttattttctgtatcaTCTAACATAGTGGTAGACCGTGTTCATCTCTGTCCGGACAGCAGTGAAGACTTCTTTAGACCAGCTTAAAGGATTTTAAAAGGATCCAATTAACAGAGCAGGTTTGAATATCTTTACctgcacaaaagcagtcttcaCACAGACACAACACCTCTCTACACTGATCTTTACTACACATGAGATTCAAAGCAGCCAGAAATGCAGTTGATTTTAGACTATATGTACTTTGACTCATTTGCTCTTTGACTGATAAAGTCTCTAACTAACCTTTAGGTAGTTAGtaagtcagtcagtcagttttGATAGTGGTCAGTCACTATTGATTTTCATTGCAAAACTGTCTCAGAAGAGTTAAGTAAGACATGTTAATGAATAGCTCAATAATGAcggttttcatttttggaaaataataataataaaataataatacaaaatattttatgaatttacaacttttttttttcgttcAGTACAAACAAATCAGTTTAATTACCGAATAATAATATTGACTGGTCTGGCGGTCACTTCAACAGACACCGGTATTTTCCAGCCGGACATGTTTTAGCGTTGCACCCGCATGCGGCTTGGAGCACAGCAGATGATTGGATTACTCTAATAAAATAGCTTTTATAAAATGACAGATTAGACAACTGCGCTTCATTGGGTGATTTATAGCGGCTTCTAGCAAATACCTCATCGGAATATTGAGATGTTTGCAAAAGCGTTTCGTTTGAAATCTAACACCGTTATCAAGGGATCTGACAGGTATTCAACTagtttgatttttaaacatgaGTTGAGATTAAAGAAGTAATTTATACTTGCAAAGTGAGTCTGATTCCGCTTTGAGTAAATCAGCTGTCCAGAGTAGACAGCTCTGTTTCGTGCACATTGTTATTTCCACAAACTAACAAATAACGTCAGACTTATTGTTGAGCAATATGTGCCTCATGTGGTGTTTATACAAGCTACTGTGGCGCGTTTTACTCATTCAAGATAATCTACTGTATCTTCACATAAAGTGCCTTACAAAAGTATTGGCTTGTTTCTGTGTGATTTTATATCGTTTTATAGTATCttgataaaattacattttcacttttaaaatatCTGTCAATTCATAGGAATATTGATGAATGTTTAGTTGTTAAAAGAGACAAGATAAGGCCAATAAAGAATTTAAGCAGGAGTTCTTACCATGGTTTTCAGATCAATATCAATTgtgagttgttttgttttgttttgttttgtttttttgatgcCTTGTCATTGTGGTCCTTTCTGTCCATACAGGAGGAAGCTGAGAGCAGATATCTCTGCTGCTTTCCCTTTACTGTCAGCTGAGGATCTAAATGAGCTGATCCCAAATAAAGAAGAGCTGAATATTGTGAAGATTTACGCACATAAGGGAGATGCAGTCACTCTATACGTTCTCCATAAAAATCCCATATTCTTTCAGCTGGAGAAACAGCTGTTTCCAACAGGTAAGTCTGCAGGTAACCCTCAGTTTTGTTAatgattgtgatgtttttttgcataataaatttgtgtgtgttgttctcAGTGTACACACTGTGGCGATTTCCCACCATGTTACCGGCATTTGTCACGTGGCCGCCGGTCCTGCAGAAGTTAACTGGTGGAGCAGGTCAGCACTTGTTTGTTAGTAtgcgtatgtatgtgtgtgtgtgtctaagaGAAGACGTCTGAGTGAGTTCTCTCCTGCAGATCTCATGTTGCCTGGTGTCGTGGTACATGCTGATGGGCTTCCTGAGGTAAATCAAGGAGACTGCTGTGCCGTCACTCTCGTGATGAACAGGTAACGCTGCTCACCGCATTTCACTCTTATAGATCATTCGTACTAGACTTGATACTATAGCTGGACAAATATTTGCACATTTTGTTGTAACTTCAAAGATTGTGAACTGGATTTGGAAGTTTTTGCTAATCAGCATCAGTGATATCTCTTAACACTTTGAATTGTGTTGAGCTGTGGAGCGCATGTGGACAACACAAGGTTGAGTCCATTTTATGAAATTTATTggacctattttttttttctctttctatgaTTGTATAatcaaaattgacaaaaatgcctattgtgaaatttaaacaggacaaatattaaatgtaaccTCATAAAGCATACGGTGTCATATTTGATACGCACATTTCTAAGGCCTCCAAATAAAACGTTGCTGAAAAAAGCTGTTtcacacaatctactacatgccttctgtAGTCTGATTGGTAgtgcatacttttttttttttttatcaaataaaaggccttttagaataattacaaaaatgtctCTTTTCAGGTTGTGACTTTTTGTTCTTACTGATTTTTACTCAAGAATaacttttttgttattattaaaatgctaGTAATAAGTCAAggttaacactttttttttttttaatcatatgaGCCGTAGGCCTGATATATCATATACGATATCCAACAAAaacatatgtttgtttgtttaagtaTTTTATCTAAAGGGTCAATAAACAGTTTTTCTGAGTATGATTTAATGTGTCAGACTATACAGGGTTTAAAAATTCCTGCGGTTTCATTTGTCATTTATGGATTTTTGATTTCTTCCCCTTTTCATAAATTTAGTAGTATGTTTATTCAAATAGATTATGGCTTTATTagactaaaacaaacaaacaatgagcatgtttacatgcacaccCATATGCTGATACCTACCAAATAacagcttttttaaaataatttcatctAGGTAGTCACCTCAAAACATTGCTTATAAATAAAGTTCTCTTATGGGTAACatgcatataaaatatgtattggTTAATTTGTGTCTGTGTGGTGATGAAGGGCACCAGTGGCTGTTGGCACAGCAGCTGTGTCGAGCGCTGAGATGAGGAACAGTGGAATGAAGGGGAAAGGAGTGAATattttacacacatacatgGACCAGCTGTGGTGAGCTTTGCATTGCAGCATTATTCTGTCTTTACGTTCATTTAGACTTCATTCTCACCACATTTTACACATTACATTCGCTTTCTACAGATATCTTCCTTAAATTCTCCACAGGGCGTTTGGTGATAAGTCACATCCTCCAGTTATGCAGGTCACAAACTCTCCAGCACAGGTGGAGGGAGAGGAGTACGAGGAGGAAGAGCAGGACAGCTCTGATCCAGCTTCAGTGGAAACATCTTGTCGGAGCATGCAGGAGCTGAGGCTGGATGAACATGAGCTGTTGAAGGAGGAAGAACCGCTTGAGGATAAAGAGGGAGAAAACACTGACGGAGAGGACGGAGACTCTAGATCTCCACAGGGTGAAATGTCTTTGACTTCCTGTCACATGTCCTTTTTGTAGCTGTTTGCTGTATGTTGACTTGAATGTCTCATTACAGAGCAGATGGATGAGTTACTGCTGCAGTGTTTCCTCCATGCACTTAAGACTAAAGTCAAAAAGTCAGAGCTGCCACTACTGACCAGCAGCTTCCAGCGCAACCACATGATGTCCTGCTGGTAATATCTCCTCTTATTACCTTTAAACCTCTGACATATTACCTTTTTTTGGGAACactgatacatttatttaaataaattgatacttaaaaaaaaaaaaaaaaaaagccatcaaaatctcaaaaaaataaatgaaagtaaggacatttatatagtttataatgtaacaaaacatttttttcccccacagtCCTAAAGGAAAGTACCTAGATATCAAgaaatccagttataaaaaggTACTAACTGTTCACAGATTGTGAGATTTTAGTCCATGTCAATGTAGCCTTTCCATCTCTGTTTTAGTTGGTCACAATGTTTTTCTTCCATTCCAGCTTTCTAAGTTTCTGCAGTGCATGCAGAAAGATCACAGTCTGATTCGGGTGAAGGAGCTGAGTAAAGGTGTGGAGAGCATTGTGGAAGTTGACTGGAGAAACCCTGAGTACGCAGTCATACCATTTCACTATTAACATCtcattcatcatttttttatagaatttaaATGGTCAGAACGCATaacaaaagaaatatatttagctttttttgttttcttgaaCAACTTGCACTACTTTTTCAGGTTATATTCTTTCAGCATACCAGAAGACTTTGAGCCTGAGAAAGAGTCTGAGGAGGGGGGTGGAGCTTCTGAGGTCCCATACCAGCCCCCTGAAATCACACCGCTATATGGGGTCACTGCACGCCTGGAGCCTCTCTTTCAGGACGCCCAGAAAAAGTTAATGAGTGGGaacattttgttgtatttttaagtgtattaTTGAGAGTGGTTTGAGCATGTGACTTTGTGTTTCAGAAAGGGGACGCCTCTAAAGGCCAGTGAAGTGAGGAATATCATCACAGAATATGTGAAGAAAAATGAACTCGTCCATGAAACCAATAAAAAGTGACTTTATAATTACATTAGTACATTTTATATTCACACTTTcattctttctattttttatgttctttggctcaccaatgctgcatttgtATCAAGAATGCAGGGAAAAGTGTTACGTGttataaatgtgtaataaagtttaatgtgaaatatgattacaatttaacacaacagttttctatttgaatatatttttaaaatataatttattcctgtgatgcaaagctgaattttcagcatcattaatccagtcttccgtgtcacatgatccttcagaattcattctgatatgctgctcaaaaaacatttatcataaatgataaaaacagtaattcatTTATTctgtattctttgatgaatagaaagttcaaaagaagagtATTTAGTTCAAATAtgaacttttgtaacattataaatgtctgttatgcttgatcaatttattgcatccttgcttaataaaagtctTAATTCCTTTAGAAAAAtattacagaccccaaactttgaacagtagtgcatgtTATGTCTGTATGGATCTATGCAACTATTGCATGGTTTCACGCGGATTTAATTGATCTCCTCTCTTCTCTTGTTCATCAGTTATGTTATCATTAACCCCACACTTTGTGACTGTTTGCTGGAGAAATCTGAATACCAGGAAGTAGAGAAGCTGAAATGGGATGACCTCTTCAGCAGGTAACTCTACACCAGCCTGTTCTTcctttttgtttaatttctatGAGAATCACATAATTGTCTTATTTCAAACCAATTTCAGGAACAGTATTAACCCTCTGGAAATAATGTCTGTTTTCCGACTGTATATAGTTGGCAGCTGCTTAGATTGTCAGTTTACAATCCAGCTGTGTGTGTAATCGCTAATATATGGTTTAGAAATGAAGTAACTagctttttacattttctgataatatacctttttttttttatgttgatggctgcttttgtgtatttttaatttttttttcttcatttttgatcatgtGCAGATATTAATCTTAACGCACGTGAGTATGGACAGTGTTTTTCTGTGTCCTCAGGACTCTCATCAGAATGCAGGCCTGCCATGAGTTGCTGTTTCCAGGTCAGCGTCCTGTGGTTAAGAAAGGACAGATGGAGCCCATAGACATTACTGTTGCCTCCAGAGGCTCCAATAAGAAGGTATGAAGGTATCCTAAGTCTATGACTATATATAGTGGCCCCAATAAGTATTTGGATACTTGTGCCACAAATCTATGAATAGAATTTATTATAGAACACTATATTAAAGTCTCAGAActttttttgtgtcattttgacttttaatCCACTGGTTTCAAGATTGTCTATAAGATTATTAtcaatttatgtttttgaaagaggtctcttatgctcactaaggctgtatttatttaataaaaagtacagtaaaagcagtaatgttatgaaatattattacaatttaaatgagcatttttctttttaaatatattttaaaatttaagttattcccgtgatgcaaagctgaattttcaatatcattactccagtcttcagtgtcgcatgatccttcagaggttattctaatatgctgatttgctgctcaagaaaggTGAAgacacaaaaattaattttattattagagaCAAGACTGCCTtttgtgtttaatgtgtgtgtaaaaaaaaaaaaaaaaactttttgtcaCACTCATTGTCCCATTTATTAAGGTTACAATGATTAAGAATCTGGAGGCATTTGGTTTGGATCCAGCTGTGGTAGCAGACACTCTGCAGCATCAGGTTCAGGCTAGCTGTGTCCTCCAGGATTCCCCAGGAGCCAAAAACCGAGTCCTGGTGCAGATCCAGGGAAACCAGGTTCAACAAGTTGGCAAACTGCTGCTAGGTACCATATAGTCCAATGCCACATGACTGCTTGTATCTCTGCCTGCAACCTTTTACTTGTATGTGAGTGCACATTTTCTCCTTTATTACAGATCGTTATCTGATCCCACGGAAATATGTTCAAGGTCTTGACAAAGCTCCCAAACCAGGCAAGAAGAAATAGCAGACAACACATCAACACAAGAGCCAAATGttactgtaatatttcaaataatgtctAGCCCAACCAACATCAtttgtgcaataaaataaatctgatttaatTCTAAGCAACCTCTTAAATTACTCTCATACTTGACATAATGTTTCCTCAACAGAGCACAGTATATCTACATGCCGCAGTAACCACTCATTCAGAGCTTGAGTACCTTAAGCACTAGTTTGCCCTTCTGATCTAACTGATAGAATGACTCCAAAATGACTATCatcttttataatgatgtattcACAGGTAGAAAAGTATACACTGTCACAAGCAGTGAATTACAGCTAAACTTTAAGGAATGTTTGACCAGGAGTCAACTTGTTTTGGAAGAACACAATGGTTTCAAAAATATGAGTCGGGACTGTGTGTTATGTTCATTAATTCTAATAAAAACCAATTAGAAATCGGAGCCCATTTCAATTTATGGCTACAAAATTCTTTTTGGATATTAGTAATACATacaagtgttattttaaaatcatcgAGATGCTGTTCTAGTTTTTattaacatacatatatacatatataattttttatttatttatttccatttttatgttataataaataaccTAGTAATTACAG is a window encoding:
- the eif2d gene encoding eukaryotic translation initiation factor 2D isoform X2 encodes the protein MFAKAFRLKSNTVIKGSDRRKLRADISAAFPLLSAEDLNELIPNKEELNIVKIYAHKGDAVTLYVLHKNPIFFQLEKQLFPTVYTLWRFPTMLPAFVTWPPVLQKLTGGADLMLPGVVVHADGLPEVNQGDCCAVTLVMNRAPVAVGTAAVSSAEMRNSGMKGKGVNILHTYMDQLWAFGDKSHPPVMQVTNSPAQVEGEEYEEEEQDSSDPASVETSCRSMQELRLDEHELLKEEEPLEDKEGENTDGEDGDSRSPQEQMDELLLQCFLHALKTKVKKSELPLLTSSFQRNHMMSCCPKGKYLDIKKSSYKKLSKFLQCMQKDHSLIRVKELSKGVESIVEVDWRNPELYSFSIPEDFEPEKESEEGGGASEVPYQPPEITPLYGVTARLEPLFQDAQKKKGTPLKASEVRNIITEYVKKNELVHETNKNYVIINPTLCDCLLEKSEYQEVEKLKWDDLFSRTLIRMQACHELLFPGQRPVVKKGQMEPIDITVASRGSNKKSSVSHDPSEVILIC
- the mapkapk2b gene encoding MAP kinase-activated protein kinase 2b — its product is MLDDTENKNDSVLSNEQQESQHKISIVPPESTPKFTLKIKKKVITEEYKLAGQVLGIGINGKIWEIFQKKSGKNYALKMLRDTPKARREVELHCRASSCPRIVGIEDVFENYYQGKKCLLLIMECMEGGELFRHIKEHGDQAFTEREASEIMRNIGEAVEFLHGINIAHRDLKPENLLYSSKHPDAQLKLTDFGFAKETTSNNCLTTPCYTPYYVAPEVFGPEKYDKSCDMWSLGVIMYILLCGYPPFYSNHGLQLSPGMKKRIRNGQYEFPNPEWSQVSEEAKQLICQLLKTDPTERMTITQFMNHSWIIKSTNVPPTHLHTSRVLKEESHVWDKVKEEMTNALATIRVDYEQIMIKPIKDASNPLLLKRRKKMVAAMEEAPGP
- the eif2d gene encoding eukaryotic translation initiation factor 2D isoform X1 encodes the protein MFAKAFRLKSNTVIKGSDRRKLRADISAAFPLLSAEDLNELIPNKEELNIVKIYAHKGDAVTLYVLHKNPIFFQLEKQLFPTVYTLWRFPTMLPAFVTWPPVLQKLTGGADLMLPGVVVHADGLPEVNQGDCCAVTLVMNRAPVAVGTAAVSSAEMRNSGMKGKGVNILHTYMDQLWAFGDKSHPPVMQVTNSPAQVEGEEYEEEEQDSSDPASVETSCRSMQELRLDEHELLKEEEPLEDKEGENTDGEDGDSRSPQEQMDELLLQCFLHALKTKVKKSELPLLTSSFQRNHMMSCCPKGKYLDIKKSSYKKLSKFLQCMQKDHSLIRVKELSKGVESIVEVDWRNPELYSFSIPEDFEPEKESEEGGGASEVPYQPPEITPLYGVTARLEPLFQDAQKKKGTPLKASEVRNIITEYVKKNELVHETNKNYVIINPTLCDCLLEKSEYQEVEKLKWDDLFSRTLIRMQACHELLFPGQRPVVKKGQMEPIDITVASRGSNKKVTMIKNLEAFGLDPAVVADTLQHQVQASCVLQDSPGAKNRVLVQIQGNQVQQVGKLLLDRYLIPRKYVQGLDKAPKPGKKK